A portion of the Candidatus Methylomirabilota bacterium genome contains these proteins:
- the folE gene encoding GTP cyclohydrolase I FolE: MQNLIRDLLKELGEDPHREGLRQTPERMAKALRYLTSGYRKDLSEILNGAIFTEKYDEMVLVKDIDIFSLCEHHLLPFFGKCHVAYVPRTKILGLSKIVRLVEMYSRRLQVQERLTQQIAQTLRRAVQPRGVGVVIEAYHFCMMMRGVEKQNSKAVTSAMLGVFQKKPEMRNEFVQLIDAKV; encoded by the coding sequence ATGCAGAACCTCATTCGGGATCTATTGAAGGAGCTGGGAGAGGACCCACATCGGGAGGGGCTTCGGCAGACCCCGGAGCGCATGGCGAAGGCCCTCAGATATCTCACCAGTGGATACCGGAAGGATCTGTCAGAAATCCTGAACGGGGCCATCTTCACCGAAAAGTACGATGAGATGGTCCTGGTGAAGGATATTGATATCTTCAGCTTGTGCGAGCACCATCTTCTTCCATTTTTTGGAAAGTGTCACGTCGCGTACGTCCCCAGAACGAAGATCCTGGGCCTCAGCAAGATCGTCCGACTCGTCGAGATGTATAGCAGGCGCCTTCAGGTTCAGGAGCGGTTGACACAGCAGATTGCCCAGACCCTCAGGCGGGCTGTGCAGCCACGGGGAGTCGGAGTGGTCATAGAAGCGTATCATTTTTGCATGATGATGCGAGGGGTGGAGAAGCAGAACTCCAAGGCGGTCACGAGCGCCATGCTGGGAGTTTTCCAGAAAAAACCGGAGATGCGGAACGAATTCGTTCAGCTCATCGACGCCAAGGTGTGA